DNA from Leptospira harrisiae:
TCATTTTCTCCCAAAAAACATTCAGGGGATATGAATAAACTTGTAATGTTTACCGGCAAACAAGGGATAGATGAGTTTGGGTTGCTTGTGATCGCTTTTTTAATTTCACGATAACCTTCGATGAAAAACTTTTTTTCTTCATCCCGATTTCGTTTTTCTTTGAGTCCCGCAACCCATTTGACCTTGGGATTGGAAAAACTGGTAATGTATTGTCTTCTATTTGGCATATAACAGGATACGGATCTTAAGATTTGCCTGAATTATTTAGAGAAGAAAGTACAAAATCCAGCAGGGTATTTTTTTCCTGATTTTTCTGGAATGAATAACTCAGAGGTTTGGTAGTTCCCTTTGGTTTTGATTCGTGAAGATAAAATCCTTTCTAAGGTTAATGGACTAAAACCCTGGCTATGACAACTGAGGATCACAAATTCTGGTTTGGAATCGGAGAGTTCCATCAGTGCATCCATTAGCTCACTTAAGTTTTCTTCAATTTTCCAAACCTCTCCTTTCGAACCACGACCAAAACTTGGAGGATCAAGGATAAGGCCTTGGTATTTTTTTCCCCGTTTGATTTCACGGCGGATAAACTTCATCACATCGTCTACAATCCAACGCACAGGTTTCGAATCGAGTCCTGAAAGTTTTGCATTTTCCCGGGCCCAGTCCACCATTCCTTTGGAAGCGTCGACATGGCAGACACTCATCCCAGCATCAAGGCAGGCGAGTGTGGAACCACCGGAATAGGCAAATAGGTTTAGAACTTCTAGGCCTTGTTTCTTTTTTCCAATCTCTCGGATTCGGTTCCAATTGGTTTCTTGTTCCGGGAAAAGGCCAATATGACCAAAGGGTGTGAGTTTGATTTTGAATGTTAAATGGGAAAATTCGATGGTAAAACTTTCAGGAACTTTTTTTTGAAAATTCCAATGTCCCGAACCCGAGTCATTTTTAATATAATGAGCGTGGAGATCGTTCCAAATTTCAGGAGTTTCTTTTCCATAAGCAGAAGTAGGGGAAGAACGATGGAGTTTGTATCCGCCAACGATTTCTAATTTGGATAGGTCACCTGAATCTAGGAGTTCGTAACTTTTTGTCATACCAATTCCAGAAAAATAAAGGTTAGGTCGTCGTCCCAGTCTTTTATTTCTCTTTTAGAAAATGACTCTAAATCTTGGATGAGTTTTATTTTAAATAGATGATTTGGAATTTCGCGGTTTGCTTTTAAAAATTCGAGAAGTCCCGATTCTCCATACATTTCCCCTTCAGGATTAAAACATTCCAAAACTCCATCACTTAAGATCAGGATTCTATCTTTGCGTTCCACTCTATGTGTGGTTTCTTCAATTTGAATTTCAGGAAAAACCCCGATGATTTTTCCTTTGGGATGCACTTTTAAAATTTCTCCACTGGATCTTTGTAAATAAGCACTTGGATGGCCGGCCCTTCCAAACCTCCATACTTTCGTGGATGTATTGAGATACACATAAGAAGCCGTGACATACTGCGGGTTACAATTTCCAAATAACACACGGTTCATTCCTTCTAAAACTTGTTTGGGTGAAGGGATATTGTCTTTTTGCGTAGTAAAGGCAACCTTTCCCATTGCCGAAATCAGGGATGCGGGAATTCCATGACCTGAAACATCACAAAGAACAATTCCTAGTTCATAAGGATTGGGTGAGAAGTATTCGTAAAAATCTCCGCCTACATCTTTCATTGGTTGGATGAAAATTTGCATTTGTAAGTTTTTTACATCCGGAATTGTTTTGGGAAGGGACTGCATCAGAATGTCCCTAGAAATTTTTCTTTCTTTCCTAAGGCTTGTCACTTGAGCTAGGGCTAAATCTTTTTCTTGCCGTAACAATTGGATTCTATCTGCCAAAGCAAAAGCAAACAAGGTAATGTCAGCAAGGGAAGCAATGGGAAATAACATTTCTTCTAAAAAGGAATTAGAAGGTAGTATCCCGAATTTGAGTAATCCATACACAAGACAAGTTATGAGTAATAAAACAAAAGCAATGGCAAAATAATAAAAGGATCTTAGTCTTTTGTAAATTCCCCAAATTAAAACTCCGAGTAAACTTAGACAAATCAAAACGGAAAGCCAAGTCACTCCAATGGATGCTTCTGATATTCCACCTAACAAAGAGATGAGTGCGTTCAGAAGAGAAAGATATCCCAATACTTTGTAAAACCTTGCAATTTTAGGAATTCGGATTTTTAGTTTTAGAAAATTAGAAGTAAAGAGGACAAAGTAAAAGAGGCAAATACTAAAGAAAAAAGAGATTCCTATTCGTTTCCAAAAATAAGAATTGGGAACAAAAAAATACCCCCAGAAACCAAGTAGTGAAAGTTGTCCAAACCCAAAGAAAAATACATAACCAATATAATAAAAATAATTTCGATCTCGAACAAAAAAAGCGATCGCTAGATTGTATAAAATGATAATTCCTAAACTTCCAAAAAATAATCCATAAATCCATTGTGTGATATAGTCTTCTCTTTGGAGATTTCTTTGGTTGGTAAATACCAATGCAAACTGTAAGGAAATTTCGGAACGTATTGCAATTAGAATGGTCTCTTTTTCATGTCCAATCCGAAAGGCAAAATTTCTATGTGGAATTTCTCTCTGAAACATTGGTTGGATATGACCCGATTTGGAAAGGATATATTGGTTACCGTCATTTTTATGGAAAAGTTCCACCGAATCAATGTTATGTGCTTGTATGAGTAGAAGTGGGTATTTCGAAGGATCGGGAAAGTCGTTTGGTTCCAGTTTTAACCAAAGAGTTCCCTTTAGAAATCCAAAGTTCGGAAAAGGATCGGTGATTCTTTTGAATTCACCAGTATTTAATACTGATTCAACAGGTACTGAAGAACTGGGATCAATCCAATAAGAAAACTTTGTTGAGTAAATGATCCTTTCGCCAATATCGTTTTGAGTTTCGGAAAAAAGAGGGTGGTTAAAAAAAAGAGTAAGGATTGAGATACAGTAGAAAATAGGGATGGAGAATGGTTTTTTCAATTCTAAAATTATGGACAAGGGTGATAAAACCCCTGTCCTGTTTTGATTTGGCGTTATGCCTGTTTTTTGGCTGCTTCGTATGAGATTTCTTGTGGACCAGTGTAAATTTGGCGTGGACGGCCAATCTTTAAACTTGGGTCTTCAATCATCTCTTTCCATTGTGCAATCCAACCAGGAAGTCTTCCCATAGCAAACATCACTGTAAACATATTGGTAGGAATTCCTAACGCACGGTAGATGATTCCTGAGTAGAAGTCAACGTTTGGATAAAGTTTTCTTTCTACAAAGTATGGATCGTTGAGTGCTGCTTCTTCCAATTCTTTGGCAATGTCAAGAAGTGGGTCTTTGATTCCTAGTTTGTTTAGAACTTTATCACAAGCAACCTTGATGATTTTGGCACGAGGGTCAAAGTTTTTGTAAACTCGGTGACCAAATCCATTCAATCGGAAACTGGAATTTTTGTCTTTGGCTTGTTCTACGATTTTTTTCACAGAAAGCCCGCTCTTTTTAATTCCTTCTAACATTTCCAAAACTTCTTGGTTGGCACCACCGTGGCGAGGTCCCCATAAAGCAAGAATTCCTGCAGAAATGGCACCATAGAGATTGGCAAGAGAAGATCCCACCAAACGCACAGTAGATGTGGAACAGTTTTGTTCGTGGTCTGCGTGGAGGATGAGAAGTAAATTGAGTGCAGAAACAATTTCTGGATCGATATGGTAATCTTCCGCTGGAACCGCAAACATCATGTTCATAAAATTGGAAGCATAGTCCAATTCATTGAGCGGATGGATGATCGGTTGGCCGATGGATTTTTTATAAGCGTAAGCTGCGATTGTTGGAAATTTTGCGAGCAAACGAATGATGGAAATTTCTCTATGTTCCTCATTCATTGGATCGTAACTATCTTGGTAGTATGTAGACAAACAACCCATCATACAAGACATGATCGCCATTGGGTGTCCGTCTTTTGGAAAACCGTTGAACAGGCGTTTGAGATCCTCGTGGATCATAGTATGTTTGGTGATAGAACTATTCCATTCTTTGAGTTGTGCATCACTTGGAAGTTTGCCGTAAATGAGTAAATATGCAACTTCTGTGAAGGTTGATTTAGCAGCTAAATCATCAATTGGAATCCCACGGTAACGAAGAATTCCCTTTTCTCCATCGAGAAAGGTAATATCACTGGTGCAAGCACCTGTATTTAAATAACCGGAATCAATCGTAACATAACCTGACAATTGGCGGAGTTTAGTAATATCAATTGCCTTCTCGTCTTCGCTTCCCACTAAAATCGGAAGTTCGTACTCTTTCCCATCCACTTTCAGAATTGCCTTTTCGGACATATCTTCTCCTGTATATCTCTGTCTATTTCAAAGGATAGACGGAGGAAAGGGTGGGGAAAAGCCATTTTTTACAACTTATGGTATTTTTTCATGATGTCATATGCGTAGAAATTCGAAACCACGATGCGACAGTAATCTCTCGACTCTTTGTAAGGAAGGTCTTCTAAAAAATGGTTAAAATCACCAGTATACACAGACTTCTTCCACTTCCGTAAATTCCCTGGTCCACCGTTATAGGCGATGGAAGCCCATTTTAATTCGTTCCCATTGGATTTCAAAAGGTAGGCGAGAAATTTTGTCCCAAGTCGGATCGAAGTCTCTGGTTCATAAAGGGAATAGGAAGAAATGCCCATCCGTGTCGCCAGTTCCTTTCCTGTCGCTGGCATAATTTGCATTAGGCCCCGTGCGTTGGACCTCGAAGTCGCTGTTTCTTTGAAAAAGGATTCCTGGCGCATCAGTGCATAGACCTTGTCTTCGGAAATATCGTTTTCCTGAGCATAACGAGAGACTATACTTTGGTGTGGCCTAGGAAAGATTCTGACCGAGAGGGAGGTGGGTAGAAGAATGGGGTCATCGGGGATAAAATGCCTTTTGAGCAGAGACCTTGTATGAAAAGCTGTGTAATATGTGTTATACGTTAAATCGCCGATCCCTACTAAAATTTCATCCTTTTCTTCTTCGGAAAGATTTTCTCGTTTTACGTGAAAGTTGACAAGACTAAGTCCCAAACTATCCTCACCAACTCGAAAGTATTCTTTTGCAAGGTTCAGAAGTTTATGGCCTTGGATTCTTGAACTCATTCCTCCCAGTTTGTTTCCTAATTCATACGAATCTTTTGGATAAACAAATCCTAAGTTTCTTCCTAGGAGAGCATAAGATTCTTCTGGAATTCCTGCTGTATAAGATAAGTATTCAAATAGATATTCTTTGTTATAAGTTGGATTGTCTGGTTTGTTTCCTTCTTTGATGATAGGTAAAAATTCCTCTCGGATCACTCGCGTATAATAAGATCCAGGGCAAAGGGCATAATATCTTTTTAGTTCTTTTTTTAACTTTTCTGTATCACCACTTTCTTTCAGAGATCGTAAATACCAATACACGAGCCGGCCTTTTACGGGTAAGTTGGGAATTTCAGCCAGAGCTTTTTCAAATTTTTGGACAGGTGCATAATTTGATTTTTCACCATTTCGATCCACTAGGAATTCGATGAGACGATCTTGATAAAAAAGATTAAAAGGATATTTCCCTAAATATAAAATTAGATTTTCAAAATACATTTCACGATCACCTAATCTGTCGTAAGCGGCAGCAAGCACTCGGAAATAACCCGCATCTTTTCCTGGAAAAGTTTTCAAAAGTTCAATGGCATTTTGAAATTTGTTTTGTTGGTATAAAACGTCAGCTAATGAAACGATCCACGCAGAATCCATATCTACAAAGGTTTTGTTTGCCCGTAAAACCCTAAAAAGTTCGTTTGTTTTTCCCGTTTTTGTTAAAGTTGAGGTGAGGTGTTTGAATCCTTCATAATAAGCAAGTCTTGTAGAAAAAAGTTCTGGTCTTGTTCGAAACAAGGCTTCTTTATCATTATTGTTAATTGCTG
Protein-coding regions in this window:
- a CDS encoding class I SAM-dependent methyltransferase — translated: MTKSYELLDSGDLSKLEIVGGYKLHRSSPTSAYGKETPEIWNDLHAHYIKNDSGSGHWNFQKKVPESFTIEFSHLTFKIKLTPFGHIGLFPEQETNWNRIREIGKKKQGLEVLNLFAYSGGSTLACLDAGMSVCHVDASKGMVDWARENAKLSGLDSKPVRWIVDDVMKFIRREIKRGKKYQGLILDPPSFGRGSKGEVWKIEENLSELMDALMELSDSKPEFVILSCHSQGFSPLTLERILSSRIKTKGNYQTSELFIPEKSGKKYPAGFCTFFSK
- a CDS encoding SpoIIE family protein phosphatase encodes the protein MSIILELKKPFSIPIFYCISILTLFFNHPLFSETQNDIGERIIYSTKFSYWIDPSSSVPVESVLNTGEFKRITDPFPNFGFLKGTLWLKLEPNDFPDPSKYPLLLIQAHNIDSVELFHKNDGNQYILSKSGHIQPMFQREIPHRNFAFRIGHEKETILIAIRSEISLQFALVFTNQRNLQREDYITQWIYGLFFGSLGIIILYNLAIAFFVRDRNYFYYIGYVFFFGFGQLSLLGFWGYFFVPNSYFWKRIGISFFFSICLFYFVLFTSNFLKLKIRIPKIARFYKVLGYLSLLNALISLLGGISEASIGVTWLSVLICLSLLGVLIWGIYKRLRSFYYFAIAFVLLLITCLVYGLLKFGILPSNSFLEEMLFPIASLADITLFAFALADRIQLLRQEKDLALAQVTSLRKERKISRDILMQSLPKTIPDVKNLQMQIFIQPMKDVGGDFYEYFSPNPYELGIVLCDVSGHGIPASLISAMGKVAFTTQKDNIPSPKQVLEGMNRVLFGNCNPQYVTASYVYLNTSTKVWRFGRAGHPSAYLQRSSGEILKVHPKGKIIGVFPEIQIEETTHRVERKDRILILSDGVLECFNPEGEMYGESGLLEFLKANREIPNHLFKIKLIQDLESFSKREIKDWDDDLTFIFLELV
- a CDS encoding citrate synthase; the encoded protein is MSEKAILKVDGKEYELPILVGSEDEKAIDITKLRQLSGYVTIDSGYLNTGACTSDITFLDGEKGILRYRGIPIDDLAAKSTFTEVAYLLIYGKLPSDAQLKEWNSSITKHTMIHEDLKRLFNGFPKDGHPMAIMSCMMGCLSTYYQDSYDPMNEEHREISIIRLLAKFPTIAAYAYKKSIGQPIIHPLNELDYASNFMNMMFAVPAEDYHIDPEIVSALNLLLILHADHEQNCSTSTVRLVGSSLANLYGAISAGILALWGPRHGGANQEVLEMLEGIKKSGLSVKKIVEQAKDKNSSFRLNGFGHRVYKNFDPRAKIIKVACDKVLNKLGIKDPLLDIAKELEEAALNDPYFVERKLYPNVDFYSGIIYRALGIPTNMFTVMFAMGRLPGWIAQWKEMIEDPSLKIGRPRQIYTGPQEISYEAAKKQA
- a CDS encoding lytic transglycosylase domain-containing protein, whose amino-acid sequence is MRHFWLASRILLFFTTSLFADTDLQYLIKSHQWGQIESHFRNTNPSRESEVYSLIEFHEKAPNGDKEKRFRYLISLVRGVFVTESSEEEVKKILTQTMPFQTTLFKLSYWKLYTEITQRNYLTPAERIQFLNRLNLEEDPICRRLLDELVRLLAANNQWKDILDKINSIQDSHRRYLLTGDTQYRYGKAKLVLGDEKSAVEEWLNCLQRDGLSDSTVQMIAADWSKYKGSGSILQLAPSELTLLLPAINNNDKEALFRTRPELFSTRLAYYEGFKHLTSTLTKTGKTNELFRVLRANKTFVDMDSAWIVSLADVLYQQNKFQNAIELLKTFPGKDAGYFRVLAAAYDRLGDREMYFENLILYLGKYPFNLFYQDRLIEFLVDRNGEKSNYAPVQKFEKALAEIPNLPVKGRLVYWYLRSLKESGDTEKLKKELKRYYALCPGSYYTRVIREEFLPIIKEGNKPDNPTYNKEYLFEYLSYTAGIPEESYALLGRNLGFVYPKDSYELGNKLGGMSSRIQGHKLLNLAKEYFRVGEDSLGLSLVNFHVKRENLSEEEKDEILVGIGDLTYNTYYTAFHTRSLLKRHFIPDDPILLPTSLSVRIFPRPHQSIVSRYAQENDISEDKVYALMRQESFFKETATSRSNARGLMQIMPATGKELATRMGISSYSLYEPETSIRLGTKFLAYLLKSNGNELKWASIAYNGGPGNLRKWKKSVYTGDFNHFLEDLPYKESRDYCRIVVSNFYAYDIMKKYHKL